GAGGATCCCACAACAGGGAATACGCTCCTTGAAGTGTCTCGCGTGCTTTCAAGTTCCATGTTTCGAGAACTTAAACTTGCGCGATGCAAAAATCCTGTCGTTGTGCAGTTCTGGCGCGAAGTTGCAGGAAAAGCGGGGGGCGAAGCATCTCTTGCAAATATCGTCCCCTACATCACGAGCAAGTTTGACGTGTTTCTCGCGAACGATATCATGCGTCCGATTGTCGCGCAGGAAAAATCGGCATTTAATTTTCGACATATTATGGACGAGAAAAAAATTCTTCTCGTTAATCTTTCAAAGGGGCGGTTAGGCGACATCAACTCAAATTTGATCGGCCTCATTCTTGTGGGGAAGATTCTTATGGCGGCACTCTCGCGCGTCGATTCTCTTAATGAAAAGTTGCCTGATTTTTATTTATATATTGATGAGTTTCAAAATGTTACCACTGATTCGATTGCAACAATTCTTTCCGAAGCGCGCAAGTACCGGCTTTCTCTCAATGTTGCCCATCAGTTCATTGCGCAACTTGATGAGAAGATCAAGGATGCAGTGTTTGGTAACGTAGGTTCTCTTGTCGCATTTCGTGTTGGCGCGGAAGATGCGGAAACCCTTGAACCGCAATTCGCGCCCGTATTTACAGCGCACGACATTATGAATCTCGACAATTACAACGCCTACCTCCGTTTGTTGTCAAGCAACCAACCAGTAAAGCCGTTTAATATTGAGACACTCCCCTTTACTCGGGGGGACTTAATGGTTGCTCAAAATGTTAAAGAACTCTCGTATCAGAAATATGGGCGTGATCGCGCAGAGGTTGAAGCGGAGATCATGAAAAAGTATGCAAAATAGCTTCTCTGTGATAGAATTCGAAAATTAATTTGTTAAATCATTTATTGCTATGCTCCACCCAAAAGAAGAAAGAACGTTGATTATTATGAAGCCCGATGCTCTTCAGCGGAGTCTCCTTGGGGAGATCATTCATCGCTTTGAACGTAAAGGACTCAAGATCGTTGGAATGAAGATGATGGAACTTGGTGACGTGATCCTCGAAGAGCATTATGTGCACCACAAAGACAAACCATTTTTTAAAACACTTAAAAACTATATGAAATCTTCCCCGGTTGTGGTTATGGTACTCTCCGGCATTAACGCAATATCGGCAACGCGGCTCATTATTGGTCCCACAAAAGGTTATGAAGCTGATGCGGGTAGTATTCGCGGCGACTTTTCTTTAAGTAGTCAATCAAATATCGCGCATGCTTCTGATTCCAAGGAATCTGCTGAGCAAGAAATCAAACGATTTTTCAATAGCGACGAATTATTTGATTATCAAAAAAACGATTTCAATTTTGTCTATTCCGAAGAAGTGTTTTAGGGATTTTTACGGTTCGGCCTGCCTGCCGGCAGGCCCCAGGAATCCCCAAGGTCAGACCTTCACCAAAATCACCTTGTGATATAACGATAAATTTTCTATTGCTAAAAATTTCGGTGGGTCTACAATTAAGACAGGGTTATTTGAAGTATTGTCTAGACTAAATAATTTTTTCAGGGAATCCAAATCGCGGCATGCTTCGGCATTACGTTGCGGATGCCCACCTAGCAAAAAACTAGGGAAATACTCAAATAGCCCTTTCTATGAACCCCTCCCATTGCGTGGAGGGGTTTGTATTCGAAAAAAACAAAATGAACAAAAAATCATTTCCTCCGTCTCTCGTATTCTTTGTACTGACCATTCTAGCCTTTCAAATTATTGCGTTGTCTTTTTCTTGGTATTGGCGCATTTGGTGGTTTGATATGCCAATGCATTTCGCGGGGGGTCTATGGATTGGTCTCTCGGTACTCTGGATTGTTTTTTTATCTGAGAGGTTTTTACACACGTTACCACAAAATACTTTAAATACATTTTTTATCGGCATACTTTCGGTATGCGCAGTTGCCATTGCATGGGAAATTTTTGAATATATTGTTTACATACTATTTCCGCACGGGAGCCCTTATGACATATTCGATACTATGAGCGATATTTTTTTAGGACTTATGGGCGGGGTTATCGCCTCTTTATCTTTTTCATGGAAACGATATTTTTCTTAACCGAGCACTTAGCTTTAATCTTCAATATTACCCGGTGGAATTAGGAGTAGACTCTATGTTATACTAGGGGAAAGATAATAACTAAGTGCTCGGTGATGATTTTAAAAACTCATTTCACTCGTTAAAAAATCAACCATGGAAAACACCAACAACCCGTCAATATCATTTTATGGAGCCGCACGTACTGTAACCGGCTCTAATTTTTTACTACAAAATAAGGCTGGGACTGAAAAAATACTCATAGATTGCGGGTTTTTTCAAGAAGGAAAGAATGGGGAGCGTAAAAACCACGACCCATTTCCTTATGATCCCACCACTATACAGGCAATTTTTGTGACACATGCTCATATTGACCACATAGGGAGAATCCCGAAGCTCGTCCGTGAAGGATTTCG
The sequence above is drawn from the bacterium genome and encodes:
- the ndk gene encoding nucleoside-diphosphate kinase — its product is MLHPKEERTLIIMKPDALQRSLLGEIIHRFERKGLKIVGMKMMELGDVILEEHYVHHKDKPFFKTLKNYMKSSPVVVMVLSGINAISATRLIIGPTKGYEADAGSIRGDFSLSSQSNIAHASDSKESAEQEIKRFFNSDELFDYQKNDFNFVYSEEVF